A region from the Fusarium musae strain F31 chromosome 1, whole genome shotgun sequence genome encodes:
- a CDS encoding hypothetical protein (EggNog:ENOG41) gives MAAETADPLADELALGWGEDTIYCEATCDPQDVLYEGSDDENYDNPMSRKLRIEAAGQRFLDGKTPVLLTALLRGPFDAKSSNWVNPWRSKHRTAGNARIIRTSPGKLKRSANVRRNVSIPETVQPASDSLECHLPSPESLNQTSETETHPYLEEDELAKVREWRDAVDAEKKPKDEFWASTPEGSLSERKRKAKGSSWLKHLANKRQRTEVMETGSIDTPVPSRNQPSLSATKAFNTSFSSVPDRLPSSAIATKKFFSPPQHEQTTSEDELSRDKVTLDRAPSSSPLSSLQCTPVLDSHANISSRDSVDHQTPSKVSVPDRGSVPGTTDLRAQDEADSNTTPRPAFETQEDASFCFKMRPRLNQAAETASDRDVSMSNEDTWSGLSSISSKEFRGFDISDSRPNSAEGCSMIDTTTSDSELTSCPSQVSAEDAVLLVAEELLSACESTTGSEDEDMGVTADATSSLAVTENHEGSVTASVDESSEEEEEEVEVVGKAKATEVVSPTTLNNRTPQTWAGLRKAEATPSKPTTPSHAEYLLRTSIKKKFIPQSSWEKLAKLTGSPAHQSSPQRRSSCPSKLASNSPSDRRKTASVQSTPMKTTLRRALSLPQHSSQNVRPTVVDSPAKEQQLEQEQRQPNPPKDTRIPFSQQTPWVDNKLSQYATLSLGKISTDSPMPESKETGTIVAESSPVNQTPWTNEMAEQPTNSQALTPVVELEDRMAVEEPNTPAVVSQVDTPLPDASAAATTVIESTPEPQFSVKSFASFRSTSPGHSSRRSKRAVWRESGSRMPSTQGILASATKNPWVVRSSERRVSFAPLPHETKGYSSNPTTPCPSTSKGRQGSPPPDTPVSELPTSGDDKFHKHFDAVVRGPIIRQKQRLLPSESQRTVGSPMPDAMAEAFLSADQLRQSAPPSDPTKSDRESDESQDPMEMAEDVFREMDHVFEWNLSGTESSPQKTQGQQSPW, from the coding sequence ATGGCCGCCGAAACCGCTGATCCTCTAGCGGACGAGCTCGCTCTGGGATGGGGTGAAGACACGATTTACTGCGAAGCGACTTGCGACCCCCAAGATGTCTTGTACGAAGGTTCAGACGACGAAAACTACGATAACCCTATGTCCCGAAAGCTACGTATCGAAGCAGCCGGTCAACGATTTCTCGACGGAAAAACACCAGTCCTTCTGACCGCACTGCTCAGAGGCCCCTTTGATGCGAAGTCCTCGAACTGGGTGAACCCTTGGCGTTCAAAGCACCGAACGGCTGGAAATGCAAGAATAATAAGGACGTCGCCAGGGAAATTGAAAAGATCCGCCAATGTTCGACGCAACGTATCTATTCCAGAGACAGTTCAGCCGGCTAGTGATAGTCTGGAATGTCACCTCCCGAGCCCCGAAAGCCTTAACCAAACTTCAGAGACCGAAACACACCCTTAtttggaggaagatgagctcGCCAAGGTCCGAGAATGGCGAGATGCCGtggatgctgagaagaaacCGAAGGACGAGTTTTgggcctcaacaccagaagGGTCATTGTCTGAGAGAAAGCGAAAGGCCAAGGGATCTTCATGGTTGAAGCATCTGGCAAATAAACGACAGCGAACAGAAGTCATGGAAACGGGATCCATTGATACTCCAGTCCCATCCAGAAATCAACCCTCGCTCTCAGCTACGAAGGCGTTCAACACATCATTTTCAAGTGTCCCTGACCGCTTACCATCTTCCGCCATTGCGACAAAGAAATTCTTCTCACCGCCGCAACATGAGCAAACGACTTCAGAGGACGAACTATCCCGCGATAAGGTTACGTTGGATCGAGCGCCTTCGTCGTCACCTTTATCATCTCTGCAGTGCACTCCAGTCCTGGATTCACATGCGAATATATCATCACGAGACAGTGTTGACCACCAAACACCAAGTAAAGTCTCAGTTCCTGACCGAGGCTCTGTGCCCGGAACAACTGATCTGAgagctcaagatgaagcgGACAGCAACACAACACCTCGCCCAGCTTTCGAGACCCAAGAAGATGCCAGTTTCTGTTTTAAAATGCGGCCAAGGCTCAATCAAGCTGCCGAGACTGCATCAGACCGAGATGTCTCCATGTCCAATGAGGACACTTGGTCTGGCCTGTCATCTATCTCAAGCAAGGAATTTCGTGGATTCGATATTTCTGACAGCCGGCCGAATAGTGCGGAGGGCTGTTCGATGATTGATACCACGACATCTGATTCGGAGCTCACAAGTTGTCCTAGCCAAGTGTCGGCGGAAGACGCAGTATTGCTCGTCGCTGAAGAACTTCTCAGCGCATGTGAATCAACCACAGGgtcagaagatgaggacatgGGTGTGACGGCCGATGCCACCAGCAGCCTGGCTGTAACTGAAAATCACGAGGGCAGTGTCACTGCCTCCGTGGACGAATCtagcgaagaagaggaagaggaagtggAAGTGGTTGGCAAAGCGAAAGCCACTGAAGTTGTATCCCCAACAACACTCAATAATAGGACGCCACAAACCTGGGCAGGACTTCGCAAGGCTGAGGCGACGCCATCAAAACCTACAACACCTTCTCATGCTGAGTATCTTCTCAGAACTTCTATCAAGAAGAAATTCATTCCTCAAAGCTCATGGGAAAAGTTGGCAAAATTGACTGGAAGTCCTGCCCATCAAAGCTCACCCCAAAGAAGATCATCTTGCCCGTCGAAGCTGGCCTCCAACTCTCCCAGTGACCGACGGAAGACAGCATCGGTTCAATCTACTCCTATGAAGACGACTCTACGTCGAGCTTTGAGTCTTCCCCAGCATTCGTCACAGAACGTGAGACCAACTGTTGTCGATAGCCCAGCCAAGGAGCAACAGCTAGAGCAAGAACAGCGCCAGCCCAATCCACCAAAGGACACACGCATTCCCTTCTCACAGCAGACCCCATGGGTCGATAATAAGCTTTCTCAGTACGCTACACTGAGCCTGGGCAAGATATCTACAGACAGCCCTATGCCAGAGTCAAAGGAAACGGGCACTATCGTTGCTGAATCCAGTCCTGTTAATCAAACGCCTTGGACAAACGAGATGGCCGAACAGCCGACAAATTCTCAGGCCCTGACGCCTGTTGTCGAATTAGAGGATCGCATGGCAGTCGAAGAGCCAAACACACCGGCCGTTGTATCTCAAGTTGATACACCACTACCGGATGCTTCTGCGGCAGCCACAACAGTCATAGAATCAACACCTGAGCCCCAGTTCTCGGTCAAATCATTTGCATCGTTCAGATCAACTTCCCCAGGGCATAGCTCTCGTAGAAGCAAGCGCGCTGTCTGGAGGGAATCGGGAAGTCGTATGCCAAGCACGCAGGGTATTCTGGCTTCCGCAACGAAGAATCCTTGGGTGGTCAGGAGCTCTGAACGTCGAGTCTCCTTCGCACCGCTACCCCATGAGACCAAAGGATATTCAAGTAACCCAACAACACCCTGCCCATCTACGTCCAAGGGACGCCAAGGCTCACCACCACCTGATACTCCTGTGTCCGAACTTCCTACATCAGGAGATGACAAGTTCCATAAGCACTTTGATGCCGTGGTGCG
- a CDS encoding hypothetical protein (EggNog:ENOG41): protein MEHAWLDSLSEDWVSQPRSDSSAIQLPPLKDTEEPKTKPRETPSRIPRRTLGSRPQLSSAARDSSFNILSERTANDINISSQRIVRPSSQGSKFPPGRFASRSVSASTTASVVHNTIQHKSSPGRQQDTPEWKRRLVYGDVQYGEQRDLFCSAATGLQDMFRPPDASGDDADEEGRLESSMMPSSPPSYPQRVASNDLEPDLSQLDELDELEDQEPLYPNDVTPSPSPRRAQREIKYTLNVEDSMVSSIPSPRDETPSRHRDESYRDESCLSAPSETNGSVRKISGQSVIRNEDFSPILIGKQSDKDGNMDFAPIELPADRLKQKLEALRINQMLLDPAVDPKTGFDEPNPEASATPEDTEEYATKGGFLNLQRGGRSGDGSFRYRDLSPGLGVDTSGMLPEESLQASTPKQFPSVRTEATNPYQNDYFNISPSLPRAPFPSPDKKQINQGRSAPSAGSPLKLFGPYDTFTNQTLLRRISQFEEGMSGTPSRQSSASQVPHDQSDMPAQEYGDSMSSPALPTTNHRPISGRSFSRFGLGELEGYEFSEEVSYASQGDAIYSDKENDDPQSPDIPPVESVLQHPEQVASPSHDPQLLVRRRRGKSTSSSGSKHQRAISGSSHIHSKSLSPAKGAPGNVNTPKRDSGSEGKRPRTSPSKDPTPKRRRTLHRSDIAFGREDRLEGVESASRDMQSIMGRKRKDARPSEFQLANPNVLAMRNILRPRSPTPSRGSSQRSEPNETMHSEDDMTQEKPKKTLVRALQEETLGYSTDGHSEVDRKPSIRTQDFVDQAAQIMAMIRNQVRPPGLSSVEESEAERGTPEGDDLDDSYQESTNEPLSRPPSREGNPMPRPPNHQEDPELIKRLRKYQEFSDMGDIITLSMRSMGLVKEAILADQEVERELEKAPRQRSELSYNTEDEVISDPPNIRLSAGPAHDALPSSPSRDYHSQSSGVSTNRTYPTTSSHGSETRRTIMPESVSHLIPDRVGSMYLDKQNNIWIKKKETPSRRPMNILPSDSEDDPFASIPDLSVDLTREMQNLHLTTAKKSNAAGSPSQARSPTSPSKFAKFQSARGFTTLSPDGQLSPEMNSLVGEEFDKLDARVMEDSELYLEESRQDESSFHDDKANSTPSTTTKKRNLTITFSSPVASIIQDVVVAEDLDNLEDDPELPNGHFNSSSPRKSPGHASIGKSALKNGGNGQGWSNRIPSRNGPAFVPRPVSRIDEQDEDSTIELPIDDQRQVSIIGDTSVVSHKTPDGRRTSLSFVVNPTPNNNFYPTPTDDSVMIGQNIGKLSLSPLSEFTINNTDQSFGFEVSYVMGRRHAAAGDGSKKVMSMTIRELVDKLSEVEPYEPYWEDITELDLQEKRLGSLHMLDQFCGKLVTLDASKNALGHLDGVPPSVRQLKVSQNMLTELTSWDHLMNLQYVDISGNEVKSLSALKGLVHLRSIRADNNQLTSLDGLDTHDGLLSLRARDNLIEEVDFARVKMERLTELDLGGNRVSSVRNLELAPALSRLRLSKNKLTSFVVPSCIKTLRQLELSDNQLTCLDVSNLPNLHSVHADRNRITELSGFSRARKLDSLSLREQRADKALNLGFLSSACEVRKLFLSGNYLGTFAPTVDFLNLQLLELANCGIQALPDNLGQLMPNLRTLNINFNAIRDLEPLRFIPRLKKLLVAGNRLADSTMVTELLIEFPHLTQLDLRDNPITIGFYAPTQMLVPADREGYVDPFMLPDTDVERDQLFSSRLDEMTKLRRRLHQIVFVASCKRLRKLDGLGIDRETVLAKDAVFQTLVAEGLLPDETLVGENSSPCKDMTAENKTMGTMRSSRWNAEDSFA from the coding sequence ATGGAGCACGCTTGGTTGGACTCATTGTCCGAGGATTGGGTTTCTCAGCCCAGATCTGATTCCTCCGCCATTCAACTTCCCCCTTTGAAAGATACCGAAGAACCCAAGACAAAACCAAGAGAGACGCCGAGTAGGATACCGCGTAGAACGTTGGGCTCACGGCCCCAATTATCGTCAGCTGCTCGCGATTCGAGCTTCAACATACTTAGCGAGCGTACCGCGAATGATATCAACATTTCCAGCCAGCGCATCGTTAGACCATCATCACAAGGCTCCAAATTCCCACCCGGAAGGTTTGCCAGTAGATCTGTCTCTGCATCCACGACCGCTTCTGTTGTTCATAACACTATTCAGCACAAATCGTCACCTGGAAGGCAGCAGGATACACCAGAGTGGAAGAGACGACTGGTGTACGGCGACGTTCAGTATGGCGAACAGCGCGACCTGTTTTGCTCAGCTGCGACCGGATTACAAGACATGTTCAGACCGCCCGACGCTTCAGGCGACGATGCAGACGAAGAGGGACGCCTGGAATCATCTATGATGCCGTCTAGTCCACCATCATATCCCCAGCGCGTTGCCAGCAACGATCTCGAACCCGATCTGAGTCAACTCGACGAACTTGATGAACTGGAGGACCAAGAGCCACTGTATCCAAACGATGTTACACCGAGCCCTAGCCCCCGACGGGCACAAAGAGAGATAAAATACACGCTCAATGTGGAAGATTCTATGGTGTCTAGTATACCCAGCCCCCGAGATGAAACTCCCTCAAGACACCGAGACGAGTCTTATCGCGATGAAAGCTGTTTAAGCGCTCCCTCTGAGACGAACGGAAGCGTTCGAAAGATTAGCGGCCAAAGCGTGATTCGCAATGAAGATTTCAGTCCCATTCTTATCGGCAAGCAGAGCGACAAGGACGGCAACATGGATTTTGCGCCCATTGAGCTGCCAGCAGACAGATTGAAGCAGAAGCTCGAAGCCTTGCGCATTAATCAGATGCTTCTCGACCCTGCAGTCGACCCTAAGACGGGATTTGACGAGCCTAATCCGGAAGCTTCTGCCACTCCCGAGGATACTGAAGAATATGCAACAAAGGGCGGATTCTTGAACCTCCAACGAGGGGGTCGATCAGGAGATGGTTCGTTCCGCTATCGTGATCTCAGTCCTGGCCTGGGTGTTGACACAAGTGGAATGCTTCCAGAGGAGTCCCTGCAGGCCAGCACTCCCAAACAGTTTCCTTCCGTAAGAACGGAAGCTACCAACCCATATCAAAATGACTACTTTAACATCAGCCCGTCCTTGCCACGAGCCCCCTTCCCCAGTCCAGACAAGAAGCAGATTAATCAGGGCAGAAGTGCGCCATCTGCTGGAAGTCCCCTCAAGCTTTTTGGCCCTTATGATACATTTACCAATCAAACACTGCTCCGGCGTATCAGTCAGTTCGAGGAAGGCATGTCGGGTACCCCTTCCAGGCAATCCTCAGCATCTCAAGTTCCTCATGATCAGTCTGATATGCCCGCTCAGGAATACGGAGACTCCATGTCTAGCCCTGCTTTACCGACTACGAACCACAGGCCTATCAGTGGAAGGTCTTTCAGTCGCTTTGGCCTTGGAGAACTTGAAGGATACGAGTTTAGTGAGGAAGTTTCATATGCCTCTCAAGGAGATGCAATCTATTCCGACAAGGAAAATGATGACCCTCAATCACCAGATATTCCACCAGTCGAGTcagttcttcaacatccgGAGCAGGTAGCGTCTCCCAGTCATGACCCTCAATTGCTCGTACGCAGACGCCGGGGCAAGtccacatcatcatctggtAGCAAGCATCAGAGGGCAATCTCGGGTTCTAGTCACATCCACAGCAAATCTCTGAGTCCAGCAAAGGGTGCTCCAGGCAATGTCAATACCCCCAAACGCGATAGCGGATCAGAGGGTAAGAGACCTCGAACGTCTCCGTCCAAGGATCCAACGCCAAAGCGTCGCCGAACGCTGCATCGTTCCGACATTGCCTTTGGCCGAGAGGATCGGTTAGAAGGAGTTGAGTCCGCCAGCCGTGACATGCAGTCGATTATGGGAAGGAAACGCAAGGATGCACGACCTAGTGAGTTCCAACTTGCGAACCCCAACGTGCTTGCGATGAGAAACATTCTCCGCCCGCGCAGTCCTACGCCAAGCCGTGGATCGTCCCAGCGTAGTGAGCCGAACGAGACCATGCACTCGGAGGATGATATGACCCAAGAAAAACCGAAGAAGACTCTTGTCCGGGCATTGCAGGAGGAGACTCTTGGTTACTCTACGGATGGCCATAGTGAGGTCGACCGTAAACCATCTATTAGGACTCAGGACTTTGTCGACCAGGCTGCACAAATCATGGCCATGATCCGCAACCAAGTGAGACCACCAGGTCTCTCAAGTGTGGAAGAATCGGAGGCTGAGCGTGGCACACCCGAAGGGGATGACCTCGACGACTCTTATCAGGAGTCAACGAATGAGCCCCTGTCTCGTCCTCCAAGCCGTGAAGGAAACCCGATGCCTAGACCACCTAACCACCAGGAAGATCCAGAGCTAATCAAGCGTTTGAGGAAGTATCAGGAGTTCAGCGACATGGGAGACATCATTACCTTATCTATGCGATCCATGGGCCTAGTCAAGGAAGCAATTCTTGCCGATCAAGAGGTTGAGCGGGAACTTGAGAAGGCGCCTCGCCAGCGATCAGAGCTGTCATACAACACAGAGGACGAAGTCATCAGCGATCCACCAAACATTCGATTGTCAGCTGGTCCTGCTCATGATGCGCTGCCATCGAGCCCCTCGCGCGACTATCACTCGCAGTCATCGGGGGTTTCGACAAACAGAACATATCCTACAACGTCTTCGCATGGCTCTGAGACCCGAAGAACTATCATGCCCGAAAGTGTGTCACATCTTATCCCGGATCGAGTGGGCAGTATGTATCTCGATAAGCAAAACAATATCtggatcaagaagaaggagacacCTTCGCGGCGGCCCATGAATATTCTTCCATCAGACAGCGAGGATGATCCTTTCGCCAGCATCCCAGATTTGTCTGTGGATTTGACGAGAGAGATGCAGAACCTCCATCTCACCACCGCGAAGAAGAGCAACGCGGCCGGCAGCCCAAGCCAGGCGAGGTCACCCACCAGCCCATCCAAGTTTGCAAAGTTCCAATCTGCTAGAGGCTTTACGACATTGTCACCTGATGGGCAACTGAGCCCGGAGATGAATAGCCTTGTCGGAGAAGAGTTCGACAAGTTAGATGCCCGGGTAATGGAAGATTCTGAGCTGTATCTTGAAGAATCTCGCCAAGATGAGAGCAGCTTCCACGACGACAAGGCTAACAGTACTCCCTCGACGACCACCAAGAAACGCAACCTCACCATCACGTTCTCTTCACCTGTTGCATCCATCATACAAGATGTGGTGGTGGCAGAGGATTTGGACAACCTTGAAGATGATCCTGAGCTTCCAAATGGCCATTTCAACAGTTCATCACCTAGGAAGTCGCCAGGCCATGCCAGTATTGGAAAATCAGCGTTGAAGAACGGCGGTAATGGACAAGGCTGGAGCAACCGTATTCCCTCACGAAATGGCCCAGCATTTGTTCCTCGACCTGTCTCGCGGATTGACGAGCAAGACGAGGATAGCACGATCGAGCTTCCCATTGATGACCAGCGCCAAGTCAGCATCATTGGGGACACAAGCGTCGTCAGTCATAAAACACCCGACGGCCGCCGCACCAGTCTCAGCTTCGTCGTCAACCCAACACCAAACAACAACTTCTACCCAACTCCTACCGACGACAGTGTCATGATTGGCCAGAATATTGGAAAGCTTTCCCTTAGCCCTTTGTCTGAATTTACTATCAATAATACGGATCAGTCGTTCGGCTTCGAGGTCAGTTATGTTATGGGTCGACGGCACGCGGCCGCTGGAGATGGTTCTAAGAAGGTCATGTCCATGACGATACGGGAACTTGTGGACAAGCTTAGTGAGGTTGAACCGTATGAGCCTTACTGGGAAGACATCACAGAACTAGATCTTCAAGAGAAGCGACTGGGAAGTCTGCACATGTTGGACCAGTTCTGCGGGAAGCTGGTGACACTAGACGCTTCCAAGAATGCACTGGGGCACTTGGACGGCGTGCCGCCTAGTGTTCGGCAGCTCAAGGTATCGCAGAATATGCTGACCGAGTTGACATCTTGGGATCACTTGATGAACCTTCAGTACGTGGATATTTCTGGTAACGAGGTCAAGAGCCTTTCTGCTCTCAAGGGTTTGGTACATCTGCGAAGCATCAGGGCCGACAACAACCAACTGACGagccttgatggcctcgatACCCATGATGGACTGCTGTCTCTTCGAGCCCGAGACAACTTGATCGAGGAAGTTGATTTTGCAAGAGTTAAGATGGAGCGCCTCACTGAACTCGATTTGGGAGGCAACAGAGTTTCCTCGGTCCGGAACCTCGAGTTGGCTCCCGCTCTGTCGCGGTTGAGGCTGTCCAAGAACAAGCTTACAAGCTTTGTGGTGCCATCGTGTATCAAAACACTTCGTCAGTTGGAACTGAGCGATAACCAACTTACCTGTTTGGACGTCAGCAACTTGCCCAACTTACACTCAGTACATGCTGATCGCAACCGCATTACTGAGTTGAGTGGTTTCAGCCGAGCTCGAAAGCTCGATAGCCTAAGTCTCAGGGAGCAGCGGGCAGATAAGGCTCTCAACCTTGGCTTCCTTTCTTCAGCCTGCGAAGTCCGCAAGCTTTTCCTTTCTGGCAACTACCTGGGCACCTTTGCGCCCACAGTGGACTTTCTCAACTTGCAACTCCTTGAGCTCGCCAACTGTGGAATTCAGGCGTTGCCAGACAACCTTGGTCAGCTGATGCCTAACCTCCGAACGTTGaacatcaacttcaacgcGATCCGAGATTTGGAACCGCTCCGGTTCATTCCAcgactcaagaagctcctggTGGCAGGCAACCGACTAGCTGATTCTACCATGGTGACCGAATTGCTTATCGAGTTTCCACACCTCACTCAACTTGATCTGAGGGACAATCCTATCACGATTGGTTTCTACGCGCCAACGCAGATGTTGGTCCCTGCGGATCGCGAGGGTTACGTTGACCCGTTTATGCTGCCTGACACAGATGTCGAGCGTGACCAGCTGTTCTCTAGTCGACTAGATGAGATGACCAAGTTACGGCGACGACTACACCAAATTGTGTTTGTGGCAAGTTGCAAGAGATTACGAAAATTAGATGGCCTCGGCATCGACCGAGAGACGGTCCTAGCCAAAGACGCCGTGTTTCAGACACTGGTTGCTGAGGGCCTGTTGCCAGATGAGACACTCGTTGGTGAAAACTCTTCACCTTGCAAAGATATGACGGCGGAAAATAAGACGATGGGGACGATGCGAAGCAGCCGTTGGAATGCAGAGGACAGCTTTGCCTAA